One part of the Rutidosis leptorrhynchoides isolate AG116_Rl617_1_P2 chromosome 1, CSIRO_AGI_Rlap_v1, whole genome shotgun sequence genome encodes these proteins:
- the LOC139861625 gene encoding putative GDP-L-fucose synthase 2, whose amino-acid sequence MTATDPVIPKLDKSAKIFVAGHRGLVGSAIVRRLRSLGYTNLILRPHAELDLTNQSAVKTFFALEKPQYVILAAAKVGGIHANSTYPADFITINLQIQTNVINCSYRYGVRKLVFLGSSCIYPKHAPQPIPESSLLTGPLEPTNEWYAIAKIAGIKMCQAYRIQYKWDAISAMPTNLYGPNDNFHPENSHVLPALMRRFHRAKVTGAKEVVVWGTGSPLREFLHVDDLADCVVFLLENYSGLEHVNVGSGKEVSIKELAELVKEVVDFKGEVVWDGSKPDGTPRKLMNSSMLAKLGWEPKISLRDGLVGTYEWYVANLKQWEK is encoded by the exons ATGACAGCTACTGATCCTG TTATTCCAAAATTGGACAAATCTGCTAAAATCTTTGTCGCTGGCCATCGCGGCTTGGTTGGATCTGCAATTGTACGCCGTTTACGTAGCCTTGGCTACACGAACCTCATCCTTCGTCCTCATGCTGAATTAGATCTCACCAACCAATCTGCAGTCAAAACGTTTTTTGCCCTAGAAAAACCCCAATATGTTATTCTTGCTGCAGCCAAAGTTGGTGGGATTCATGCTAATAGCACCTACCCTGCAGACTTCATCACCATAAACCTCCAAATACAAACCAATGTCATCAACTGTTCCTATCGTTACGGCGTTAGAAAGCTCGTGTTCTTAGGTTCTTCTTGCATCTATCCCAAACACGCACCCCAACCGATACCTGAATCATCTCTTTTAACGGGACCTTTAGAGCCGACCAACGAGTGGTACGCGATTGCCAAAATTGCTGGTATCAAGATGTGTCAAGCTTATAGGATTCAATACAAGTGGGATGCAATTTCAGCAATGCCCACAAACTTGTACGGTCCTAACGACAATTTTCATCCCGAAAACTCGCACGTTTTGCCAGCTTTGATGAGGCGTTTTCACAGGGCTAAAGTGACGGGTGCTAAGGAAGTGGTGGTGTGGGGTACAGGGTCACCGTTGCGTGAGTTTTTACATGTTGATGATTTGGCTGATTGTGTGGTGTTTTTGTTGGAGAATTATTCGGGTTTGGAACATGTGAATGTGGGAAGTGGGAAAGAGGTTTCGATTAAGGAACTTGCAGAGTTGGTTAAAGAGGTAGTTGATTTTAAAGGGGAGGTTGTTTGGGATGGTTCGAAGCCCGATGGAACACCGAGGAAACTTATGAATAGCTCAATGCTTGCGAAGTTGGGTTGGGAACCGAAGATTTCATTACGGGATGGGCTTGTTGGGACTTACGAGTGGTATGTTGCAAATTTGAAGCAATGGGAGAAGTGA